The nucleotide sequence GTAAACACATAACGACGCTCGCGCTCTAAGGCCTGAAAATGAGGGTTATCTTTGTTTAATTGCGCTGCGAGCTCAATTTCACTTGAGTGATTCTTTAACTTTTGGACAAATTCACTTCGAATTGCCGCATCAGCCGGTGATCCTGTATTTGACATAAATATAGTTGGTTAAATAAAACAGTGTTTATAGGAATTGGATAATTTCAGGTGCATTTAGAAGTTTATCAGTATCAATAATGATAATATCATTTCCACGGCCACCTTCTTCAGGTCTTGTAAAAATCCCTCTTGAAAAAAGTGATAATCGATACATTTCACTATCTGCCGCATTTATTCTTATTACATCGGTCTCTCCGACGCGAATGACATCAAGAACAGCATCGATAACAAATCCAACGGAAAAATTAACATTTCCAACAATCAGCAGCCGTTCAGAACTTTTTTGACGACGGGTTTTTGGCTTTTTTGAGACATCTAGACCTAAGATAACCTGCAGATTTAATACCGAGGTAATTTCCCCACGGACATTACAAATACCAAGGACATACGGCGGCATTCCGGGTATCGGTGTAATTTTGGGAACATTCAAAATGGCCTCAATATCATTTACCCTGAATGCAGTTTCTTTATCACCAACAAGAATACCGACAAACTGCTCTTTAGTATCGCCTTCATCGGTTTCAGATTCTGCTCTGAGCTTCGCCTCCTCAATCTCCTTCATCCTTTCAATGATTTCTGGAGGAATTGAGGTTAACGCGTCAAAACCTAAACCTTTTCTCTCATTCATGTAAGACTCCGCCGGTTGTTACAATTGGGTGGATAGAAATCAAGTCCCGGTTTTTTTTACCGCAGAAATAAGATCCGCTTCGTTAAATGGCTTAACAAGATACGCATTCGCGCCTTGTTTCATTCCCCAAAATTTATCACTTTCTTGATCTTTTGATGTAATCATGATGACTGGAATGTTAGCCGTTTCAGGTGCCTTTTTAAGATTACGACACACTTGAAAACCATCTCTTTTCGGCATCACAACATCAAGCACAATTAAATCCGGCTTGCTGATTCTTGCTTTGGTTTCGCCGTCTTCCCCGTCAACTGCTTCCTCTATTGAATATCCAAGGGAGGTGAGCACTTTGGCGATGATTGTTCGTTCAACAGCACTATCATCAATAATTAAAACCCTAGGCATAAAAGTTATTTCTTAAAAAATAAGTTAGAATATAAGAGCAAGTATATTTAGTTGGTATTCTTCAAATATTTATGAACGATTTCGACAAGTTCACCATCCTTAAATGGTTTGGTGACATAGTCATTTGCACCAGCGTGTAAACCCAAATTTCGGTCTATATCCGCATCTTTTGCCGAAAGCATGATGATTGGCGTTTGTTTCATAGTCGCATGTTCGGTTCTGAGTGTTTTACAGACCTTCAGCCCAGTTGTATCAGGCAACATTACATCCAATAAAATCAAGTCTGGCTGCTGTTCAAGAGCTAATTTAATAGCAGCTTCGCCAGTCTCAGCGGTGAACAGACTATAACCGGTCTCAGCAAGTGCCAATTGAATGGTCTTTAAAATCACCTTACTATCGTCAACCGCTAAAATCTTTTTTCTTGTATCTGCTTGTGCTTTCGGAAGTTCAACCCATTTGCCATCAAGAAGGGTTACTAATGCCTTCATGACCGTGACTTCTTCCATTTTCAGCTTCAGTGCCAAAGTCTTGATGTCAGTTTTGCCATCAATCGCTAAATATACTTGCCACTCGACAAGCTTCAGTGAAATTTCATTTTTTTCTTCTTTACCGCGCTTTGTGATGGCAGGAACTTGCCCTGAACTTTGAATTTTTTCTTTGACAAGCTCCATTTCATCAACCTTCGGTGCAACCAAGAGCATGATTTGCTGAACATCCACCCCGTTGCTTAAACCTTGTACCCTTAACACGGCATCGGGTTCAAATTCAACACGGGCGTTTTTTTCTTGCAACAATTGAGTAATCACGCTTTCGATTTGAAGCCTGATTGCTTTGACAAGTTTGGTGGCATCGACTTTCTTCATTGCCATCAAAATTTGTTCAATACGCTTATCCTTGTATTGTTTTTGGAGGGTAATTGCCTGATTGAGATCATCTCTGGTAATAAGATTTTCTTGCAATAAGATTGCCCCTAACTCTTCGCTTCCAGTATCAACAGCAATGACAAGACCTCCTTTGAAGTGAACCACGGTGTCTTTATCGCCTAATGAGGTAGGAACCTGCACTTTCATCGCTCCCGTTTTTTTCGTTGTGCTTAGGAGCCTAAGCATATCGATTAGCGTCATTTTAACGCTACCTGTAAAACCGGACATTGAGTTCTCCTCGTTAAATCTTTATTGTGCGTCTTCGAAATTCTCAAAATGACGCGCAAAACTTGCATTTGGTAAAAATTCTAAGCCAAACCCTTGGCAAGTTAATTCAAAAAAAACTTGAAATGACTTGGAATAATAAGGATGTGACAAAAGTTTTTCAATATAACACTATGAAAAAAAAATCAAAATGACATTCATTCGTTTCAAGAGTGCAATTATTTCGTGATTGATTTCACTTTGATTTCAAATGATTTCATTGTGTTGAAAAGCAGCATCGCGATAGTCATAGGACCGACTCCTCCGGGCACAGGTGTTATTGCCGCGCACTTTGAAGCCACAGCCTCATAATCGACATCACCCACAAGCCTTTTCCCGCTTTTTTTGCTGGCATCTTCAATTTGATTCATACCCACATCAATGACTACGGCACCTTGCTTTACCATTGGCTCTGTAATGATATGGGCTTTTCCTATAGCAGCAATGAGAATATCGGCTTGCTTTGTATGATAGGATAAATCGGGTGTTGAAGCGTGACAAACCGTTACTGTAGCATTCATCCCTTTTAGTTTTTGAACTAATAAATTCGCCATTGGCTTCCCAACAATATTGCTTCGCCCTACAATAACCGCATGTTTTCCCTCAGTATCAATTTCATACCTCTTAAGCAGTTCAATCACACCAAAAGGTGTGCAGCTTGGGAAACAAGACTCTAATTTCCCAATAACCAGTTTTCCGACATTCATTGGATGAAACCCATCAACATCCTTTTCGGGCGCAATTGCTAGGGTAATGTTAAATTCGTCGATATGTTTTGGTAAAGGTTGTTGAACAAGTATTCCGTCAATGGTGGGGTCGTTGTTTAATTTCTCGATTTGGTGCAGCAAATCACTTTCTGAAATCGTACCGGGCAATTCAATGACTTGAGAATTCATCCCAACTTCAAGGCATGATTTCGCCTTATTTCTTACATATACTTGAGAAGCAGGGTTTTCGCCAACAATTATAACAGCTAAGCCCGGGACGCGTGAGGTTTTGAATTGCCATTCTTCTACTTTTTTCTTTAACTCTTTTTTGATTTGCTCCGCAATGGTTTTTCCATCAATGACAACCGGCGTATTTTTTTCATGAGGAGAACCAGTTTCATTCGGACTATGAGATTTTGAAAATGTAGGATTCATTTTAGAAGTGAATAATGTTTCCCTATTGCAGGGCTTTTAGAAAAATTTAAAATTGGGTTTAAATATACCTTTTCAATGACAGCAATCTCACTAAAATTTATCATAAATGGCGAGCAAGTAATCGTCGATTTTGACGCTCAAACCGTAATTGTTTCTGAAAGAGGGTCTCAGACTTCTTTGGCGTCGCTTTTATTGAAGATTGGAATCGATCAAACAAAAAAGGGAATCGCTGTGGCTGTCAATGAAACCGTGGTTTCAAAATCTAAATGGGAAGCGGAAAAAATTACTGAGGGGGATTCAATTGAAATCATTCGTGCCGTACAAGGCGGTTAAAAGCTAAGATGAAAGAGAAATTAAAGAACCGCGCATCGCATCTTTTGAAATGTTGATTCGTGTTTCGAATGCATCTTTCATTTCGTTGATATGAGATATAACCACAATTTTTTCAAATCGGTCTTGAACTCTCAAAATTGATTCAGTGATTGCTTGAACGCCGTCTTCGTCTTGCGTCCCGAACCCTTCATCAATCACAAGCATTTTCACACCCACACCGCTTTGCTTTGCAAGCAATTCAGAAAGTGCTAAACGAATCGAAAAATCAATTCTAAATTTTTCACCTCCCGAGAAGGTTGAGTAATCGCGTTCATTTCCATTAACATCAGAAAGAATGATATCCAAAGTGTCAATCTCCAATCCTGAAGCGCGAGAGCGGTTAAGCCGAAACTGAATTGAGGCCGTATTTTGTGAGATTTCTGAAAGAAGCTGATTGGCTAATAACTCAATTTCATTGACCGCATTTTCAATCAGCATTGTTTGAATTCCTTTGATTCCAAAGGCTTCTTTGAGGTAGGCGTGAATCACAATCTCATCCTTAAGTGCTTTCCAATCATTTTGTAAAAGCCCAAGTTCATCTGCTTTTTCCTGAAGCCTTACTGATTCTTTGTTCAAGGCTTCCAAAGTCGCTTTTGAGGAGATCAGCATTTTTTCGCGTTCACGGAAGATTTTGTGCTTTTGAGAAAAACGATTTGCAACTTGTTCTTTTTGAGCAACCTTCTCTCGAAGTTGATTGATAAGAATCAACGTCTCTTCAATTTCCTTTTGCATCTCGGCTTCCAAATCTTTGCCTTCCTTAATTTCTTCACGCAAACTATTTAGCCTTCTCTCTGCATTCTTTAAGTCACTCAATTGTTCAGTAACGACCTCTCTTCTTTTCAGTTTGAGTTTCATCATTTCAAACTTTTCTTTTTCAAACCCAAGTGCTGTTTTCCTTTCATGAAGTATGTCGAGTTGGGACTTCAATTGGATTATTTCTTTTCCCTCCAAAAGTTCTTTTTCCAGAAATTGTTTTTTTTGACTTAAAGCCACTGCCTCTTGTTCTAGAATTTGCATTGACTCAAAGGCTTTTTTTGAAAGGGTTAATGCTTGAACCTGCTTTTCCTTTTCGTATAACAATATTTTGATTTCGCTTTTTAACTGAGGGATTTGCTGAAGTTCCCTTTTCCATTTCTCAAGCTTTTGTGCATTTTCTTGAAGTAAATGATTTAGTTGGTTCAACTCATTTTGCAACACCTTTTCTTCTTCTTGATTCTTGAGATACTCTTTACGATATTCCGTCAAAATGTGATCTTTATGATTTGGGTCAAGAGGGCTTTTGCAAAGAGGGCATTGTGTTTCATCTTTTATTGAAATCCCTTTATCCTTAATTTTGTTTCTTTCACGATTCGCTTCAGCAATTCTCGTTTCAAGTTGCTCCTTAAGTGAGGCAAACTTGACTTGTTCCTTTTCCGTGGTAATAAAAATTTCGTTTTCCTTTTCAAGTTGCTCAAGTTTCACTTCTGTCTCTTTAAGTTTCTCTTCCAATTCAAACGCTCTTTTGGTTAATCCCTTATTCTTCTCATAAGTATTTTTCTCAGTTATTCTTTTTTCTTCAATCGCTTTTTGATTTTGTTCAAGCGAACGGACTTCGCTTTTCATCCGTATTGTTACGCTTTCTAAACGGCTTTTCGTTTCAAGAAGTTGGGTTTGTAAGGTTTGATATTCGATGGCTGCTTTTTCAGCAATCTCGGTTTGCATTCGAAGTTGCTCAAGTTCAGCATATTCCTTTTCGATTTCTCCCTTTTGAATAAGTTCCTTGCTAAGCGCAATGGCCTCAAGTTCTTTTTTTCTCAATCGATTTCTTAATTCGATGAATTGCTTTTCGAGATTCACCTGCTTTGCCGTTTCTACTGCAAATTGAGATTCAAATGGAGTCAATTGAGTTAGCATTTCTTCCATTGCATTTAATTCTAAAGTAATCGGCTTTAACTCATTTTCTTCCCGCTGGATTTGACCCAGAAGATTATCAATCTCTACTTCGACTCTCGGAAGTGCTTCGAGGTCGGATTCAAAAGCAGCTATTTTCCCTTCGAGATTCTTTGATTGCAATTCTCCTTCTTTCACCTTTATCGCTGCTGACTCGGACAGTGATTGATACTTTCTTGCTCCTAAAATTTCAGCCAATACTTCTTTTCTTTTAGATGCCGATTTCTCCGTGAATTCATCGGCTTTCCCTTGAGCAAGAAAGCTTGAATTCATGAAGGTTTCGTAGGAAAGACCCAATGTCTTCTCTATCGTTGATTGCGTGTCACGAACTCCTGAGCCGGAGAGTGTGATGAATTTCTCTTCATTTTTATCGTAAACTTGAAACTCAAGTGTGGTTTGGGAGCTGTTGGCATTTTTCCCACGCTTTAACTGACGAATAATTCGAAATAAATTTTTCTCTTGATTTTTTTGGTGAGAGAATTCATACTCGACTCTTGTTTCCAAAGCAGATGCTCGGATGATATCTGTTGAGCTTTTTCCACGACCTTCTCCCCAAATACACCAAGGAATGGCTTCAAGTAAACTTGATTTACCAGCACCATTATCTCCGGTTAATATGGCTAACGAAAATGAATCAAAATCAAGCTGTTGAGCAGGTTCGCCGTAACCAAGAAAGTTTTGTAATGTTAATTTTTTTGGGGTCATTTCAATTCTTTTTTGAAATGATGATAGATTCAAAACCGTAAAATGCCCAAGTAGCACCAAACGGTACCGGTCGGTTTGTTAGGCGACTTATTGGCTCACCGAGCAAGCCGAGAAGGTAAAGCAAAGCGGGTTTATATTGTTTCGTCGCAAACTGAATTGACATCCCGAACTTCTCTATCGCCTGAATGATCTGATCATATTTTAACATTTCACGATGAGTTGGGTCGTCAAAGTAATTCAGGGTTCCGAATCTTGAGGGAAAATGAACGCTTGGCTCAGAGGGAAACGAAAGAAATAAATACCCGCCGGGTTTTAATACAAAGATCATTGAATCTAATACCGATTCTGGATTGAAACAATGTTCCAAGTTATGAGAAGAGATGACGGCGTCGAAATGGCAGCCCAAATTCTTAATTCCTTTATCAAAGCTTTCTGGTAAGAGTTCAATGTATCTATCGGCAAATAAGAGTGAATTCTCGCTTTGGTTATATGCTGCAATGTCAACGCCTGTATAATGCAAGTCGCTCCTAAGTGTTTTGGTCCGTTTTGGTGATTCGTTTCCACAGCCAACATCAAGAACTTTAGAACCAAAAGGCAAAGTTTGTATAAAACCATTTTTGCCTTTTGGTTTAAGAATCGCAGAGAATTTTAATTCTAATTTTAACTTCCTATGCACGGTTGAAGCGTTAGAATTTATGGAATTTAAAAATAAAAAAACGGCATCACTAAGGATGCCGTTAGGAAATTTATTTTGGTAAGTTGCTATACTTTACTTGCCTTTTTAAGTTTTTTCCCATTTCCATTCTTACCGTTTGATTCTTCGTGATGATCACCGCTATTGGGATTAAAGGTGATTAACCCATCTTTATCCATCAATACACGGTCATAATCATAAGGACCAAAAATTTGATGCGGGGTTCCTTCAAAGTTATGTGGATGCGGTGGCGATGTTGTCATCCATTCCATTGTCAATCCATACCACGGATTTTTTGGTGCTTGTGGTCCTTTGAAAATTGAATGAATAAGGTAAACCGCCATAATGATAAATCCTACGCCTAAAATCCAAGTTCCAACGGTTGAAATCATGTGTAGCGAATGATATTGCTCTAAATAGGTATAGTATCTGCGAGGCATCCCTTGCAAACCCATCAAAAACTGAGGGAAGAATGTCACATTGAAGCCAATAAAAATCAGGGCAGCAGAAACCAAAGCAGCTGTTTCGTTATACATCCGTCCCCAGATTTTTGGCCACCAGTAATGAAGCCCGCCAAGGAATGCGATAACTGTTCCACCCATCATCACATAATGAAAATGAGCAACAACAAAATAGGTATCGTGTAAGTGAATGTCCACTGAAAGTGCACCTAGATAAATTCCTGTTAATCCTCCAATCGTGAAAAGGCAAAGAAATGCGTGGGTGTAAAGCATTGGCGCTTGAAAAGTAAGTGACCCACGGTACATTGTTGCAACCCAATTAAAAATCTTAATTCCAGAAGGAATTCCGACCAAAAAGGTTAGAAATGAAAAAATAAATGCCGCGAGTTCAGATTGACCACTTGTGAACATGTGATGTCCCCAAACAAGAAAACTGACAAGTGCGATAGCAAGGCTCGAAAACGCGATGGGTGTGTATCCAAATATTCTTTTATGAGAAAAAGTTGCAATAAGTTCGGAGATAATTGCCATACCGGGCAAAATCATGATATACACGGCTGGATGAGAATAAAACCAAAAGAAGTGTTGGTACAGCACCGGATCTCCACCCATAGCAGGGTCAAAAATGCCGATTCCGAACGCTCGTTCTAGAATGAGGAGTAACATCGTAATTCCAAGTACCGGTGTCGCCATTACTTGAATAATTGAGGTGGCATACATTCCCCAAACAAATAAAGGCATACTAAACCAAGTCATTCCCGGAGCCCGAAGTTTATGCACTGTGACAATGAAGTTCAGCCCAGTGAAAATCGACGAAAAACCCATAATAAAAACACCAAGCGTGATTGAGATGACAGAGGTTTTACTTTCAACACTATAAGGAGTATAGAAAGTCCATCCTGTATCAACCGCACCTGTCACAAGTGAATAAATTGCGAACAAAGCACCAACTACATAAACATAGAAGCTTGCTAAATTCAATCTTGGGAAAGCCACGTCTTTCGCGCCAATCATCAACGGTAGCACAAAATTTCCTAACGCGGCCGGAATCGCAGGAATAATAAATAAGAAAACCATTATCGCCCCGTGAAGCGTAAACAGTTGGTTGTAGGAATCTGGTCCAACGATATCTTTACCGGGATTAATGAGTTCAAAGCGCAAAAGAATCGCAAATACGCCCGCAACAAAAAAGAAAAACATGACTGAAAAGAGGTACATCAATCCGATTCTTTTATGGTCAACCGTAGAGAGCCAAGACCACAACCCTTGAGGTGAATTTAGATAATGTACCGACGGAGCGGACGATTGGCCTGTGTTTGCCACAGGACTTGATGGAGTTTCAACTAAAGCTGCCATTTTTTACCTCGTTAAATTGAAGTGGTTACTGAATAGTTTTCATATAAGCAATAATCGCATCGATTTGCTTTTGCTTTAAGATTCCTTGATAAGTAGGCATTACCGGTTGGTAGCCGGCAACGACTTTAGCATTAGGTTCGAGCATTGACTCTCTGAGATAGTTTTCATCTGCAAGCACTTCACTTCCATCGGCAAGTTTATGTTTTTTTCCATATGCACCCTTCCAAGTTGGGCCGGTATTTGCAGTTCCATCAACGCTATGACAAGTTACACAAGCCTTTGAGATGTAGAGTTTTTTTCCAAACTCTTCAGGTTTCATTGACCCGCCACCTTCTGCCTCTTCAAGCCACTTGTTGTATTCTGTTTCACTTACAACTCGAATTTTTCCGATCATTTCAGAGTGGCTCTTTCCACAGTATTCTGTACAAAAAATGTCAAAAGTTCCTGCTTGAGTGGGTGTCGCGGTCAAAATGCTATAACGATTTGGAACAGCATCCATTTTTACTCGGAATGCCGGAACATAAAAACTGTGAATGACATCTTCAGATGAAATTAAAAATTTCAACGGTTTTCCTTGAGGTACCACCAATTCATTGACACTATTTGCACCGTTCGGGTAATCAAATGCCCAAAACCATTTTTTTCCCAAAACCCGAATTTCGAGTGCGTCTTTAGGGACAACATTCATGTCTAAGTATGAGCGGAACCCCCAAAAGAAAATTAAGAAAACAAGCAGGGTTGGAATTAATGTCCAGATTATTTCAAGTCTCGTGTTATGAGAGATACCCGACGTGTATTCAGGTCTTTCATTCTTTCGTCTATAAATCCAGAGATAATAGACCGAGACGATGGTAACCAATAAAAAAAGCCACGCTGATGCGTTGGTTATAAATATGATGAGACTGTCAATATCAGACGCGATGGTCGAGGCTTGTTCAGGTAAGTATGAACTTTTCATAAAACAAATTTGAAAAAATTCTTTCAAAAATAATTCTTAATTCAATGTTAAATCGACGGGTGGTTTTCCCTTCTTTTCATGTTTGCGGCTTTCTTTTACCCAAAAAGTACTGAGCACCACGCCCATAATCACTATTGTGAGCAAGCCGCCTACTTTCATAATGTTTATAGCAAATGGAACATAGCTATTCAATTTCGGATCGTAGTGAAAACATGAAAGAATAATTCGATCCATCGTTGTCCCTATTTTTCCTGAACTTGCTTCAATCAATGCCAGCTTAAGATCAAATTGTCGATAATTAATCCCGTACAAATAACGGGTAATTTTCCCTTCTGGGGAGATTAAAAATGCAACAGCCGGATGCGCATATTCATTTCGTTTTGTATCGAAGTAATAAATAAAACCAACTGACTCTGCAAGTGATCTTGACATTTCTGACCTGCCCACTAAGAAGTGCCAACCCTCTTCTACACCCGGTCTTCCAAAAGCTTCTTTGTATCCGTTTTTCTTTGCCATTGCAAGTTCTGGTGTTTCGCTCGGGTCTATACTGACGGTTATAATTCTATAATCAACTCCAAGGTCTAAGTCCAATTGTTTGGCACTGCCACAGACACCGTTTTGTACCAAGTTGCAAAGCATCGGACACTTGTAGTAACCAAGGGTCAAGAGTACTGGTTTTCCATCCAGAAAATAATCTTGTAACTGAACGGCTTTCCCAGTTTCATCTATAAAAGTAAGGTGAAAAGGGATTATATCCCCTAATTTTTCAACTACATCAATTCCCTTTAATTCTGTTGGTGAATCTAAAATCTGTTGAGAAAAAAGAACATTACATTTCAAAATCAAACCAAAAACAAACACAACTTTCACGAACCACATTTTCACCTCCTTCACATAGAGCATTTAACTCAAACTACTTCTTAATCGCTTTAGCTCTCTTCGAATTACTTTGCAATTGAGCGGCAGGTTTTTCATCTTTTGTTGGAGTGTCTGTATTCGCCGGGGGTTGAATTTGCTGCTGATTCAATTTGGCCACTTTAGCTTCCTCAGCCATTTTTTGCATTGCTTCAGAAACGGGCATTCTATAGATTTGTTTATTGATATCAACGATTCCATAAGAATTAATGACCCCATCCTCTTTTGACTTCACATCTCGAAGCAAGGTTGATTCCGGAATTAAGGTACTTGAAACATACTTCTCTTCCCGTTGCACCTTAAAAAATTCTGCTAAAAAAAACATAATCACTGCAATAACAACAGTTCCGACCACAATACTCGTAATAATTGCTCTTGGGTTGATATCCGATTTTTCATAATCATTTTCAGGACTCTGATATAACTCCATTGGTTTGGATAATTCAATTGAGGGTTGATTTTTTGCCTCCTGTTGCATTAACACATCATTTTGCATAACCTAAAGAATTAATGATTGACAAATTGCATTGAATTTTCCAATTTTGGATCGCGAATTGGAACAATCGGATTACTGGTTAAGCGATACCAGAAAAACCATAGGAAGAGCCCCCCAATACCAGCAGTACTTGAAAGGTGAAGCCAAGAAAAGTGTAGCCCGTGATGCGCGTCTGGATTTGCAATGGTAACATTCGGCATAATGAGCCAGTAGTAATCTACCCATTGCATAAAAACAAACCAAAATCCCATTATAGCCATTACATACAAATTTCTTTTCGATGACCTAAAGATCAAAATAAAAAAAGGAAGGACGAAATGTCCGAAAAAAAGAAGCATCGAAACATACTCCCATCCATATTCCCATCGATGTTTGTAGAAAATGGTCTCTTCCGGAATATTTCCATACCAAATAAGCATAAATTGCGAAAATGCGATGTACGCCCAAAAAACGGTAAACCCAAACATCAGTTTTCCGATATCATGATAGTGCTCGGTGGTCATCGCTTTTCCTAGCGCACTGTTCTTGCGCAAATATTGTGAGAATAAATTCAGAAACGCGAGTGTTAACCACCAACTGCCGGCAAAAAAGTAAACACCGAAAATCGTTGAATACCAATGCGGATCGAGAGACATTAGAAAATCAAAGGCTGCGAAAGTAATTGAAAGCGCAAAAAATATGATTCCGGGTGCACTGAGTTTTCTCATTTTCCGAAGCACTGTTTCGTCTCCAGCATCTTGTTTAAGTGAATGGCGATTTAGCGTTAACGCTAAGTATGACCATAAACCGAAGTAAACAATAGCACGGATAAGAAAAAATGTGATGTTTAACCAGCCTGACTTATGTTGAAGAAGTTCATCCTTGGCAACTTGCTCGGCATGAGACCAATGGTATAAATCATGAATACCAAAAGCAATTGGAATAAAGAGAATACCCATTAATGGAATCGTCATCGCTAAAGATTCAGCGATTCGCCTCAACACAACGCTCCATTCTGCTCCAGTAATGTGATGAAGCATCGTAAAAAACAGTCCGCCTAAAGCTATTGATAACCAAAAAACATATCCAACGAGATAGGCAAAAAAGAAATTATCTCTTGGAGTTAGAAAAAAACCTGCTACCAACGAAATTAGTCCGACCAATCCCACAATTAGGGCATTGCGTCCAAAATTAAGATTTTTAGCATTGAGTTTGAACTCATCTCTGCTCATGATTACTCCTTACTGATTTGAAAGTTCAAGTCGTTTCCCTTCAGGCAAATCCGTTAATGTTGCTGATTGACTTCTTTGAAGTGCA is from Chloroherpetonaceae bacterium and encodes:
- the coxB gene encoding cytochrome c oxidase subunit II, giving the protein MKSSYLPEQASTIASDIDSLIIFITNASAWLFLLVTIVSVYYLWIYRRKNERPEYTSGISHNTRLEIIWTLIPTLLVFLIFFWGFRSYLDMNVVPKDALEIRVLGKKWFWAFDYPNGANSVNELVVPQGKPLKFLISSEDVIHSFYVPAFRVKMDAVPNRYSILTATPTQAGTFDIFCTEYCGKSHSEMIGKIRVVSETEYNKWLEEAEGGGSMKPEEFGKKLYISKACVTCHSVDGTANTGPTWKGAYGKKHKLADGSEVLADENYLRESMLEPNAKVVAGYQPVMPTYQGILKQKQIDAIIAYMKTIQ
- a CDS encoding SCO family protein, which encodes MWFVKVVFVFGLILKCNVLFSQQILDSPTELKGIDVVEKLGDIIPFHLTFIDETGKAVQLQDYFLDGKPVLLTLGYYKCPMLCNLVQNGVCGSAKQLDLDLGVDYRIITVSIDPSETPELAMAKKNGYKEAFGRPGVEEGWHFLVGRSEMSRSLAESVGFIYYFDTKRNEYAHPAVAFLISPEGKITRYLYGINYRQFDLKLALIEASSGKIGTTMDRIILSCFHYDPKLNSYVPFAINIMKVGGLLTIVIMGVVLSTFWVKESRKHEKKGKPPVDLTLN